One Bradyrhizobium sp. CCGB12 genomic window carries:
- a CDS encoding GntR family transcriptional regulator gives MKSTIPDTGVPIAPPTANGGDRQDASLHDEILLRLRDYVVEGNIPEGARVPERQLCEMLGISRTPLREALKVLAAEGLIELLPNRGARVRQLSQRDLEELFDVMAGLESLAGRLACETITDAEITAIEQLHYEMYGHYLHRDMHGYFQANQRIHESIVAAARNETLKTAYANFAGRIRRVRYSANFARKRQRWAEAMREHEAILDALRRRAGSELSDILFQHLRNKRAAAIEHLAEPEEGAPASP, from the coding sequence ATGAAATCCACGATTCCCGACACCGGGGTTCCGATCGCCCCGCCGACCGCAAATGGCGGCGACCGCCAGGACGCCTCGCTTCATGACGAGATCCTCTTGCGGCTGCGCGATTACGTGGTCGAGGGCAACATTCCGGAAGGCGCTCGCGTTCCCGAGCGGCAGCTTTGCGAGATGCTCGGCATCTCCCGCACGCCATTGCGCGAGGCGCTCAAGGTGCTCGCCGCCGAGGGCCTGATCGAGCTCCTGCCCAACCGCGGCGCGCGGGTGCGGCAGCTCAGCCAGCGCGACCTCGAGGAGCTGTTCGACGTGATGGCCGGGCTGGAGAGCCTCGCCGGCCGTCTCGCCTGCGAAACCATTACGGATGCGGAAATCACCGCGATCGAGCAGCTGCATTACGAGATGTATGGCCACTATTTGCATCGCGACATGCACGGCTATTTCCAGGCCAACCAGCGCATCCACGAGAGCATCGTCGCGGCCGCGCGCAACGAGACGCTGAAGACGGCCTACGCCAATTTCGCCGGCCGGATCCGCCGCGTCCGCTACTCCGCCAATTTCGCCCGCAAGCGTCAGCGCTGGGCGGAGGCGATGCGCGAGCACGAGGCGATCCTCGATGCGCTGCGCCGCCGCGCCGGCAGCGAGCTCAGCGACATCCTGTTCCAGCATCTGCGCAACAAGCGGGCGGCCGCGATCGAGCACCTCGCCGAGCCCGAAGAGGGCGCGCCGGCCTCGCCTTAG
- a CDS encoding alanine--glyoxylate aminotransferase family protein: MHQGRHFLQIPGPSPVPERVLRAMDMPVIDHRSAEFGELGRTVLEGSQKIFQTKGPVVIFPSSGTGAWEAAIVNTLSPGDTVLMVETGHFATLWRQMAGRFGIEVDFVPGDWRRGADPAVIEARLAADAAHAIKAVMVVHNETSTGATSRIAEIRAAIDRTLHPALLMVDTISSLGSVDYRHDEWKVDVSVSCSQKGFMLPPGLGFNAISEKARAASKTNRMPRSYFDWEEMLKPNAKGFFPYTPATNLLYGLREAIAMLLEEGLDNVFARHQRLAAATRAAVNHWGLEILCQEPAEFSPVLTAVLMPPGHDADQFRKVVLDNYNMSLGSGLSKVAGKVFRIGHLGECNALTLLGALTGVEMGLSVAGVPHRAGGVDVAMKLLEQRPQGNASPHLKVVT; the protein is encoded by the coding sequence ATGCATCAGGGACGCCATTTCCTTCAGATTCCGGGCCCGAGCCCGGTCCCTGAGCGCGTTCTGCGCGCGATGGACATGCCGGTCATCGACCACCGCAGCGCGGAGTTCGGCGAACTCGGCCGGACCGTGCTCGAAGGCAGCCAGAAGATCTTCCAGACCAAAGGACCGGTCGTGATCTTCCCCTCGTCGGGGACGGGGGCGTGGGAGGCTGCGATCGTCAACACGCTGTCGCCGGGTGACACGGTGCTGATGGTCGAGACCGGCCATTTCGCCACCTTGTGGCGGCAGATGGCCGGGCGTTTCGGCATCGAGGTCGATTTCGTCCCGGGCGATTGGCGCCGCGGCGCCGATCCGGCCGTGATCGAGGCCAGGCTCGCCGCCGACGCCGCGCACGCGATCAAGGCCGTCATGGTCGTTCACAACGAGACCTCGACCGGTGCGACCAGCCGTATCGCCGAGATCCGCGCCGCGATCGACCGCACCTTGCATCCCGCTCTCTTGATGGTCGATACCATCTCCTCGCTAGGCTCGGTCGACTATCGCCACGACGAATGGAAGGTCGACGTCAGCGTCAGCTGCTCGCAGAAGGGGTTCATGCTGCCGCCCGGCCTCGGCTTCAACGCGATCTCGGAGAAGGCCCGCGCCGCATCCAAGACCAACAGGATGCCGCGCTCCTATTTCGACTGGGAGGAGATGCTCAAGCCCAACGCAAAAGGCTTCTTCCCCTACACGCCGGCGACCAATCTGCTGTACGGCCTGCGCGAGGCGATCGCGATGCTGCTCGAGGAGGGGCTCGACAACGTGTTTGCGCGCCATCAGCGGCTCGCGGCCGCAACGCGCGCTGCCGTCAATCATTGGGGCCTCGAGATCCTCTGCCAGGAGCCGGCCGAATTCTCGCCGGTGCTCACGGCGGTGCTGATGCCGCCGGGACATGACGCCGATCAATTCCGGAAAGTGGTGCTCGACAATTACAACATGTCGCTCGGCTCGGGCCTGTCGAAGGTTGCCGGCAAGGTCTTCCGCATCGGCCATCTCGGCGAATGCAACGCGTTGACGCTGCTCGGCGCGCTCACCGGCGTCGAGATGGGCCTGTCCGTCGCCGGCGTGCCGCACCGTGCCGGCGGCGTCGATGTCGCGATGAAGCTCCTGGAGCAGCGGCCGCAGGGCAATGCCTCGCCGCACCTGAAAGTGGTCACGTGA
- a CDS encoding alanine--glyoxylate aminotransferase family protein, with product MTVHTGRHFLQIPGPTNVPDRVLRAMDMPTLDHRGPEFAELGFAVLASMQRVFRTKQPVIIFPSSGTGAWEAAMVNVFAPGDKVLMCETGQFAVLWRGIADKFKLDVDFIPSDWRHGADLAEIEKRLAADKQHAIKAVCVVHNETSTGCVTPPLEVRKLLDRVKHPALLMVDTISGLGSMEYEHDAWGIDVSVAGSQKGLMLPPGLGFNAVSEKALSVAKANPGMRSYWDWQEVISFNQLGTFPYTPATNLLYGLREAVKMLEEEGLENVWSRHKRHSAATRAAVKVWGLETQCADPAAHSPALTGVRVPDGHDADAFRKVVLENFDMSLGTGLNKVKGKVFRIGHIGHFNDLMLMGTLAGVEMGLDLAKIPHRSGGVLAAMDVLKGRDAVPMAKAQVA from the coding sequence ATGACCGTGCATACTGGAAGGCATTTCTTACAGATTCCAGGACCGACCAACGTGCCCGATAGGGTGCTGCGGGCGATGGACATGCCGACGCTGGACCATCGCGGTCCGGAGTTCGCCGAGCTCGGCTTTGCGGTTCTCGCCTCGATGCAGCGGGTGTTCCGCACCAAGCAGCCCGTGATCATCTTCCCCTCGTCCGGCACCGGCGCCTGGGAAGCGGCGATGGTCAATGTGTTCGCGCCCGGCGACAAGGTCCTGATGTGCGAGACCGGCCAGTTCGCCGTGCTGTGGCGCGGCATCGCCGACAAGTTCAAGCTCGACGTCGACTTCATCCCGAGCGACTGGCGGCATGGTGCCGACCTCGCCGAGATCGAGAAGCGCCTTGCCGCCGACAAGCAGCATGCGATCAAGGCGGTCTGCGTCGTCCACAACGAGACCTCGACCGGCTGCGTGACGCCGCCGCTCGAAGTGCGCAAGCTGCTCGACCGCGTCAAGCATCCGGCGCTCTTGATGGTCGACACCATCTCCGGCCTCGGCTCGATGGAATATGAGCACGATGCCTGGGGCATCGACGTCTCCGTCGCAGGCTCCCAGAAGGGCCTGATGCTGCCGCCCGGCCTCGGCTTCAACGCTGTCTCTGAAAAGGCGCTCAGCGTTGCGAAGGCCAACCCCGGCATGCGCTCCTACTGGGACTGGCAGGAGGTCATCAGCTTCAACCAACTCGGCACCTTCCCCTACACGCCCGCAACCAACCTGCTCTATGGCCTGCGCGAAGCGGTCAAGATGCTGGAAGAGGAGGGACTGGAGAACGTCTGGAGCCGCCACAAGCGCCACAGCGCCGCGACGCGCGCCGCGGTCAAGGTCTGGGGCCTGGAGACGCAATGCGCCGACCCTGCCGCACATTCGCCGGCGCTGACCGGCGTGCGCGTTCCCGATGGACACGACGCCGATGCCTTCCGCAAGGTGGTGCTGGAAAACTTCGACATGTCGCTCGGCACCGGCCTGAACAAGGTCAAGGGCAAGGTGTTCCGCATCGGCCATATCGGCCATTTCAACGATCTGATGCTGATGGGCACGCTCGCGGGCGTCGAGATGGGCCTCGATCTTGCGAAGATTCCGCACCGGAGCGGCGGCGTGTTGGCGGCGATGGACGTCTTGAAGGGACGCGACGCGGTGCCGATGGCAAAAGCTCAGGTGGCCTAG
- a CDS encoding enoyl-CoA hydratase/isomerase family protein: MNAPTTNEDLLYSVQDGIARITFNRPQARNAMTFAMYDRMAEICQEINADRSIKALILTGAGDKAFASGTDISQFRAFKTAQDALDYEARIDRVLGTLEQCRVPVIAAIAGACTGGGAGIAACCDLRIGTETTRMGFPIARTLGNCLSMSNISRVVALVGPARTKDMIFKARLVEAPEALALGLLNEVVPDVETLQRRADETARLVASHAPLTLEATKEAVRRIRRTLSREEGEDLILKAYMSEDFREGMDAFLNKRAPIWKGR, from the coding sequence ATGAACGCACCGACGACGAACGAAGACCTGCTCTACTCCGTCCAGGACGGCATCGCGCGGATCACCTTCAACCGCCCGCAGGCGCGCAACGCAATGACCTTCGCCATGTATGACCGCATGGCGGAGATCTGCCAGGAGATCAACGCCGATCGCTCGATCAAGGCGCTGATCCTGACCGGGGCCGGCGACAAGGCGTTTGCCTCCGGCACCGATATTTCTCAGTTCCGTGCGTTCAAAACCGCGCAGGATGCGCTTGACTATGAGGCCCGCATCGACCGCGTGCTCGGCACGCTCGAGCAGTGCCGCGTGCCCGTGATCGCGGCCATTGCCGGTGCCTGCACCGGCGGCGGCGCCGGCATCGCGGCCTGCTGCGATCTCCGCATCGGTACCGAGACGACGCGGATGGGCTTTCCGATCGCGCGCACGCTCGGCAACTGCCTGTCGATGTCGAACATCAGCCGCGTCGTCGCGCTGGTGGGTCCCGCCCGCACCAAGGATATGATCTTCAAGGCGCGCCTCGTCGAGGCGCCGGAAGCCCTCGCACTCGGCCTGCTCAACGAAGTCGTGCCCGACGTTGAGACGTTGCAGCGTCGCGCCGACGAGACCGCAAGGCTCGTCGCCAGCCACGCGCCGCTCACGCTGGAAGCGACCAAGGAAGCGGTGCGCCGCATCCGTCGCACGCTGTCGCGCGAAGAAGGCGAGGATCTGATCCTGAAAGCCTATATGAGCGAAGACTTCCGCGAAGGCATGGATGCCTTCCTCAACAAGCGCGCGCCGATCTGGAAGGGCAGGTAA
- a CDS encoding tripartite tricarboxylate transporter substrate binding protein: MRIPVKAVGAATALLLSTPAFAGWEPAKPVEIVVAAGAGGASDQMARMMQAAIQKNNLMKQPMVVSLKGGASGAEALMYMKSSEGDPNKVLIAYSLIYMLPLSAKIPFNWRELTPVSVIALDQFVLWDNSAGPKTVKEFVAAAKAASAPFKMGGTGSKREDHVLTVFLEQKTGAKFSYLPYKSGGEAATQLVGNHTESNVNNPSENLEVWRAGQVRPLCVFDKERIAYTTKVTETQSWADIPTCKEEGVDVQYLMLRAMFLPGKVTPEQQAFYVDLFHKVTQTAEYKDYMEKQALKPIFLTGKDMVKFLEEDDAVNKSLMTEAGFVAK; the protein is encoded by the coding sequence GTGCGAATTCCAGTGAAAGCCGTCGGCGCCGCGACGGCGCTGTTGTTGAGCACGCCGGCTTTCGCCGGCTGGGAACCGGCAAAGCCCGTCGAGATCGTGGTGGCGGCGGGTGCGGGTGGCGCCTCCGACCAGATGGCGCGGATGATGCAGGCTGCGATCCAGAAGAACAATCTGATGAAGCAGCCGATGGTCGTCTCGCTCAAGGGCGGCGCATCGGGCGCGGAAGCGCTGATGTACATGAAATCGAGCGAGGGCGATCCCAACAAGGTGCTGATCGCCTATTCGCTGATCTACATGCTGCCGCTGTCGGCGAAGATCCCGTTCAACTGGCGCGAGCTGACCCCGGTCTCGGTGATCGCGCTCGACCAGTTCGTGCTGTGGGACAACAGCGCGGGTCCCAAGACGGTGAAGGAGTTCGTCGCCGCCGCCAAGGCGGCAAGCGCGCCGTTCAAGATGGGCGGCACCGGCTCCAAGCGTGAGGATCACGTGCTGACCGTCTTCCTGGAGCAGAAGACCGGCGCGAAGTTCTCCTATCTGCCCTACAAGTCCGGCGGCGAGGCCGCGACCCAGCTCGTCGGCAATCACACCGAATCCAACGTCAACAATCCTTCCGAAAATCTCGAGGTCTGGCGCGCCGGCCAGGTGCGTCCGCTCTGCGTGTTCGACAAGGAGCGCATCGCCTACACCACGAAGGTGACGGAGACGCAGTCCTGGGCCGACATCCCGACCTGCAAGGAGGAGGGCGTCGACGTCCAGTATCTGATGCTGCGCGCGATGTTCCTGCCCGGCAAGGTCACGCCGGAGCAGCAGGCGTTCTATGTCGATCTGTTCCACAAGGTGACGCAGACCGCCGAGTACAAGGACTACATGGAGAAGCAAGCGCTGAAGCCGATCTTCCTCACCGGCAAGGACATGGTGAAATTCCTCGAGGAGGACGACGCCGTCAACAAGTCGCTGATGACGGAAGCCGGCTTCGTCGCGAAGTGA
- a CDS encoding tripartite tricarboxylate transporter TctB family protein, producing the protein MSQTELEIVVEDPTAPEDDSPSVVSSATIEVIVCLLLLALAVTLGYDNWRTGASWDATGPEPGYFPFYLSIILGGGSLYGLIVALVAHRTARESFVTRAQARRVMAVFVPTLLFCLVTQFLGLYVASFLLISGFMRFVGKIALWKSLLTAVVFTAIMFVTFDVAFDVIMPKGPLEAAFGR; encoded by the coding sequence ATGTCCCAAACCGAACTTGAAATCGTCGTCGAGGATCCGACCGCGCCTGAAGACGACTCCCCTTCCGTCGTCTCTTCGGCCACGATCGAGGTCATCGTCTGCCTCCTGCTGCTCGCGCTTGCCGTCACGCTTGGCTACGACAATTGGCGCACCGGCGCGTCCTGGGATGCGACCGGGCCCGAGCCCGGCTATTTCCCGTTCTACCTCTCCATCATTCTCGGCGGCGGCAGCCTCTACGGCCTGATCGTGGCGCTCGTCGCGCACCGCACCGCGCGCGAGAGCTTCGTCACGCGGGCGCAAGCCCGCCGCGTGATGGCGGTATTCGTGCCGACGCTGCTGTTCTGCCTGGTGACCCAGTTCCTCGGCCTCTATGTCGCGAGCTTCCTTTTGATCTCCGGCTTCATGCGCTTCGTCGGCAAGATCGCGCTGTGGAAGTCGCTGCTCACCGCTGTCGTGTTCACGGCGATCATGTTCGTTACCTTCGATGTCGCCTTCGACGTCATCATGCCGAAAGGGCCGCTCGAAGCGGCCTTCGGGCGCTAG
- a CDS encoding tripartite tricarboxylate transporter permease, which yields MEALGLLLHGFAVLLTWKTLVLMMVGLVLGIFVGVLPGLGGPNGVAILLPLTFTMDPTSAIVMLSCIYWGALFGGAITSILFNIPGEAWSVATTFDGYPMAQQGRAAEALTAAFTSSFIGSLVAVLLITFLAPMISSFALKFGPPEFFAVYLLTFCSFVGLGREAKHKTVISMSLGLLLAGVGMDTVSGNLRMTFGSAELLRGINFLVAVIGLFGISEILLTMEERLALRGHAASISLRVVLGVWRDLPKYWVTLVRSSFIGCWLGITPGGAIAASFMGYNLAKRFAKEPESFGKGRIEGVFAPETAAHASGTAALLPMLALGIPGSGTAAILLGGLMVWGLNPGPLLFVEHKDFVWGLIASMYLGNVVGLVLVLTTVPIFASILRVPFAAVAPMIVVSCAIGAYAIQNAMFDIWLMLGFGLVGYVFKKIGIPLAPFTLALVLGNRAEDAFRLSMIGSGGTLKVFWSNGLVGSITTLAIVLLFWPVIDGLLGRIGLTQGGKPAPR from the coding sequence ATGGAAGCTCTCGGTCTCCTGCTTCACGGCTTCGCCGTCCTGCTGACGTGGAAGACGCTCGTGCTGATGATGGTCGGGCTGGTGCTCGGCATCTTCGTCGGCGTGCTCCCCGGCCTCGGCGGCCCCAACGGCGTTGCGATCCTGTTGCCGCTCACCTTCACGATGGATCCCACCTCGGCGATCGTGATGCTGTCCTGCATCTATTGGGGCGCACTGTTCGGCGGCGCGATCACCTCGATCCTGTTCAACATTCCCGGCGAGGCCTGGTCGGTCGCGACCACCTTCGACGGCTATCCGATGGCGCAGCAGGGCAGGGCGGCGGAAGCGCTGACCGCGGCGTTCACGTCCTCCTTCATCGGCTCGCTGGTCGCGGTGCTCTTGATCACCTTCCTCGCGCCGATGATCTCCTCCTTCGCGTTGAAGTTCGGCCCGCCCGAGTTCTTCGCCGTGTATCTATTGACCTTCTGCTCCTTCGTCGGCCTCGGGCGCGAGGCCAAGCACAAGACCGTCATCTCGATGTCGCTGGGCCTGCTGCTCGCCGGCGTCGGCATGGACACCGTGTCCGGCAATCTGCGCATGACCTTCGGCTCGGCCGAGCTCCTGCGCGGCATCAACTTCCTGGTCGCCGTCATCGGCCTGTTCGGCATCAGCGAAATCCTGCTGACGATGGAGGAACGGCTGGCGCTGCGCGGGCACGCGGCGAGCATCTCGCTCCGCGTCGTACTCGGCGTGTGGAGGGACCTGCCGAAATATTGGGTGACGCTGGTGCGCTCCTCTTTCATCGGCTGCTGGCTCGGCATCACCCCGGGCGGCGCGATCGCGGCGTCCTTCATGGGCTACAATCTGGCAAAGCGCTTCGCCAAGGAGCCCGAGAGCTTCGGCAAGGGCCGCATCGAGGGCGTGTTCGCGCCGGAGACGGCGGCGCATGCTTCCGGCACCGCGGCGCTGCTGCCGATGCTGGCGCTCGGCATTCCCGGCTCCGGTACCGCCGCGATCCTGCTCGGCGGCCTGATGGTCTGGGGCCTCAATCCCGGCCCGCTGCTGTTCGTCGAGCACAAGGATTTCGTTTGGGGCCTGATCGCCTCGATGTATCTCGGCAATGTCGTCGGCCTCGTGCTGGTGCTGACGACGGTGCCGATCTTCGCCTCGATCCTGCGCGTGCCGTTTGCCGCGGTGGCACCGATGATCGTGGTGTCTTGCGCGATCGGCGCCTATGCGATCCAGAACGCGATGTTCGACATCTGGCTGATGCTGGGCTTCGGATTGGTCGGCTATGTCTTCAAGAAGATCGGCATTCCCCTGGCGCCGTTCACGCTGGCCCTGGTGCTCGGCAACCGCGCCGAGGATGCCTTTCGCCTGTCGATGATCGGTTCGGGCGGCACCCTCAAGGTGTTCTGGTCGAACGGGCTGGTCGGCTCGATCACGACGCTGGCGATCGTGCTGCTGTTCTGGCCGGTGATCGACGGCTTGCTGGGCCGTATCGGATTGACGCAGGGAGGCAAGCCGGCACCGCGCTAG
- a CDS encoding CaiB/BaiF CoA-transferase family protein: MPFPHASEALSRFTVLDLTRVRSGPTCVRQLADWGANVIKIDALTEDSGGEQPGGPRRGSDFQNLHRNKRAMTLNLKDERGLAVFKRLAAKADVVVENFRPDVKKKLGIDYESLAKINPRIVYGSISGFGQDGPYHKRPGFDQIAQGMGGLMSITGAPGQGPMRVGIPVADLTAGLFCAMGILTALLEREVSGKGQWVQTSLLQAQIFMLDFQAARWLMEKEVAKQAGNNHPTSIPTGVFKTSDGYINIATTGGRIWERCAQAIGAPELFDHPDYATAPARSKNRDALNAEIEKRTVAKSTETWVRELNEAGVPCGPIYAIDQMFEDAQVKHLGIAQDVPNDDDRHIRLVGQPVTLSRTPSRMVARPPEFGEQTEEVLKEFGFAADEIARLRDAKVV, encoded by the coding sequence ATGCCCTTCCCGCATGCCTCGGAAGCCCTGTCTCGCTTCACCGTGCTCGATCTGACCCGGGTCCGGTCCGGGCCTACCTGCGTGCGTCAGCTCGCGGATTGGGGCGCCAATGTCATCAAGATCGACGCGCTGACCGAGGATTCCGGTGGCGAGCAGCCCGGTGGGCCCCGGCGGGGGTCCGACTTCCAGAATTTGCACCGCAACAAGCGGGCGATGACATTGAACCTGAAGGACGAGCGCGGACTCGCGGTGTTCAAGCGCCTGGCCGCCAAGGCCGACGTCGTGGTCGAAAACTTTCGCCCCGACGTGAAGAAGAAGCTTGGCATCGACTATGAGAGCCTCGCCAAGATCAACCCGCGCATCGTCTATGGCAGCATCTCCGGCTTCGGCCAGGATGGCCCCTATCACAAGCGGCCCGGTTTCGATCAGATCGCCCAAGGCATGGGCGGGCTGATGTCGATCACCGGCGCGCCGGGCCAGGGACCGATGCGGGTCGGCATCCCCGTCGCCGACCTCACCGCCGGCCTGTTCTGCGCCATGGGCATCCTCACCGCGCTGCTCGAGCGCGAGGTCTCCGGCAAGGGCCAGTGGGTGCAGACGTCGCTGCTGCAGGCCCAGATCTTCATGCTCGACTTCCAGGCCGCGCGCTGGCTGATGGAGAAGGAGGTCGCCAAGCAGGCCGGCAACAACCACCCGACCAGCATCCCGACCGGCGTGTTCAAGACCTCGGACGGCTACATCAACATCGCCACCACGGGCGGGCGGATCTGGGAGCGCTGCGCACAGGCGATCGGCGCGCCAGAGCTCTTCGACCATCCCGACTACGCAACGGCCCCTGCCCGCTCCAAGAACCGCGACGCGCTCAACGCCGAAATCGAGAAGCGCACGGTGGCGAAGTCGACCGAGACCTGGGTCCGCGAACTCAACGAGGCCGGCGTGCCCTGCGGGCCAATCTATGCCATCGACCAGATGTTCGAGGACGCGCAGGTCAAGCATCTCGGCATCGCGCAGGACGTGCCGAACGACGATGACCGTCACATCCGCCTGGTCGGCCAGCCCGTGACCCTGTCGCGCACGCCGAGCAGGATGGTGGCGCGGCCGCCGGAATTCGGCGAGCAGACCGAGGAGGTGCTGAAGGAGTTCGGCTTCGCCGCCGACGAGATCGCCAGGCTTCGCGACGCGAAGGTGGTATGA